The following coding sequences are from one Salvia hispanica cultivar TCC Black 2014 chromosome 3, UniMelb_Shisp_WGS_1.0, whole genome shotgun sequence window:
- the LOC125216593 gene encoding U1 small nuclear ribonucleoprotein 70 kDa, translating into MGDYGDAMMRNQNAAVQARTKAQNRANVMQLKLIGQSHPTGLTANLLKLFEPRPPLEYKPPPEKRKCPPYSGIAQFVNNFAEPGDPQYAPPVQKGETPTERRARIHQLRLEEGAKKAAEELEKYDPSNDPNISGDPYKTLFVARLNYETTESRVKREFEAYGPIKRVRLVTDKESNKPRGYAFIEYVHTRDMKAAYKQADGKKIDNRRVLVDVERGRTVPYWRPRRLGGGLGSTRTGAEDANQRPPGREQVQSGGISRSEEPRGERDRNREKSRERPRERERERSRELSREISKERDHREDRHHRDRDKTKERERERDRGSGRDRGSGRDRERDRTRDRDRSDRGRDRDRGHDRDRDRERDHDRHRERDREKSKDYEIGEDQDRGRSRDREYEYEHSDSKHERGERERNYGVVDAEDSRGWPDQSEHGHGRPETDHDRGHYDYYGNQGRGQYDNPEKPGDYDRYREYDRDKDHYDQMDDDGYAYDRAASEPQDRDYCRSDRSLSREYEY; encoded by the exons ATTGGTCAGAGTCATCCAACTGGTTTAACGGCTAATCTTCTGAAACTGTTTGAGCCCCGCCCACCTTTAGAATACAAACCACCACCTGAGAAGAGGAAATGCCCACCATATTCAG GAATAGCACaatttgttaataattttgcTGAGCCTGGTGATCCTCAATATGCTCCTCCGGTGCAGAAGGGTGAGACTCCG ACAGAAAGAAGGGCTAGGATTCACCAACTACGGTTGGAGGAGGGAGCCAAGAAGGCAGCAGAGGAGCTTGAGAAAT ATGATCCAAGTAATGATCCAAATATCTCTGGAGATCCATACAAGACGTTGTTTGTGGCTAGGCTT aATTATGAGACAACTGAAAGCAGAGTTAAAAGAGAGTTTGAAGCTTATGGTCCTATCAAGCGG GTTCGTTTGGTCACGGATAAAGAGTCAAACAAGCCTAGAGGCTATGCCTTCATTGAATATGTGCATACAAGAGACATGAAAG CTGCATATAAACAAGCTGATGGGAAAAAGATTGATAACCGGAGGGTGCTTGTGGATGTTGAGCGTGGCAGAACTGTCCCATATTGGCGACCTCGCAGGCTTGGTGGTGGACTAGGGTCAACTCGAACTGGCGCTGAAGATGCCAACCAGAGGCCTCCAGGGAG AGAGCAAGTGCAGTCTGGAGGAATATCTCGATCTGAGGAGCCAAGGGGTGAAAGAGATAG AAACAGGGAGAAGTCCCGAGAAAGGccgagggagagagagagagaaagatctCGTGAGCTGTCTCGTGAAATATCAAAGGAACGTGATCATAGGGAAGATAGGCACCATAGAGATCGTGACAAAACCAAAGAGAGGGAGCGGGAGAGAGACCGTGGCAGTGGTAGAGACCGTGGCAGTGGCAGGGACCGTGAAAGAGACCGAACACGGGACCGTGATAGGAGTGATAGGGGTCGAGATCGGGACCGCGGCCATGACCGAGATCGGGATAGGGAGCGTGACCACGACCGTCATCGTGAGAGGGACAGGGAAAAGTCAAAGGACTATGAAATCGGGGAGGATCAGGATCGTGGCCGTTCGCGTGACAGAGAGTACGAGTATGAACATTCTGATTCGAAGCATGAGAGGGGGGAAAGAGAAAGGAACTATGGTGTTGTAGATGCAGAAGATAGTCGTGGGTGGCCTGATCAGTCCGAGCATGGACATGGGCGTCCAGAAACTGATCATGATCGTGGGCATTATGACTATTATGGAAATCAAGGTCGGGGGCAATATGACAATCCTGAAAAGCCGGGGGATTATGATCGTTACAGAGAATATGACCGTGATAAGGATCACTATGATCAAATGGACGATGATGGTTATGCTTATGACCGTGCTGCATCTGAGCCACAAGACAGAGATTACTGCCGCTCTGATAGATCTCTTTCCCGTGAATACGAGTATTGA